The nucleotide sequence GATAATAACAACATTGGATCCTCCACTGGCTTCTTGCCGGGTGAAGTATCTACCGTCTTCGATTGGTATCTCATAAGCATCTTTATGATCGTAGACTATGCCTAAGAGTGATAAATCTGCTGAACTATTGTTGTCGCGTTTAGCAATAATTCCTCCACGAACTGTAAAAATGGATACTGCTTTTGCATTTTTCACATTGTCTTTAATGAATCTATATTCATCAAAAGTCACATAAGGTCTTCTCAAGTAAGTCCACCATGGATAAGGCCCGCCAAATCCGTAGGGCCATTTCTCAACATTGATATTATTGGTGCCTAGAAAGTTTAAACTGTCTTTAATGCTTTTTTCTAGAGAATCGACGGCAGTAAATACTGCAATAATTGAAAAAATCCCAACAGTTACACCAAGGAGAGATAATGTTGTTCTTAAGAGGTTAGTCCTAAGTGCGCTCCATGCAAAGCGAAAACTTTCTATTATTAATTTAAATACTTTCACTGTAAATAGTTCTAATCAAACAAATGTACTTAATTGGATAGCGGGAAATTGAATAAAATAGCGATCGGTCAATGATCATTTCAAACGGTCAATACTTTTAGTTTGACGAGTTTCAAAGCAGATACGTTACATAGATGAAACATATTTGCTAATTTTGCGCTCTTTTGATCATTAAAATAGATCCTTTTTCCTATGGGAATGAAATTATCCGAATTCAAATTCGATTTGCCATCAAGTCTTATTGCACTACACCCAACAGAGAATCGTGACGATTCGCGTCTCATGGTCATTCACAAGGATAGCGGAGAAATTGAGCATAAAACGTTCAAAGATGTAGTCGGCTATTTTGGTGAAGATGACGTGTTTGTATTGAATAACACAAGAGTTTTCCCAGCTAGACTTTATGGGAATAAGGAAAAAACAGGAGCAAAAATTGAGGTATTCCTCCTTCGTGAGCTTAACACAGAAATGAAACTGTGGGATGTTTTGGTTGACCCTGCAAGAAAAATAAGAGTAGGAAATAAACTTTATTTTGGTGATGGAGAGTTGGTGGCTGAGGTTATCGACAATACCACAAGTAGAGGAAGAACTATTAGATTCTTATTTGATGGAGATCATGAGCAATTCTATAAGATGATCGATGCTCTTGGAGAGACTCCTCTTCCTAAAGAAATACAAAGATCTGCGGAACCTGAGGATAGAGAGCGCTTTCAAACAATTTATGCCGAGAAGATTGGCGCTGTTGCTGCTCCTACAGCTGGAATGCATTTTACCCCTCAACTCATGAAAAGAATGGAGTTGATCGGAATTGATACAGCTGCTATAACACTTCACGTTGGTTTAGGAACTTTTAGACCAGTAGATGTTGAAGATCTTACGAAGCATAAGATGGACTCTGAAAACTACTGGGTAGAGAAGCCAACCGCTGATAGAGTTAACCGAGCATTGGCTGAAAAATCAAAAATATGTGCGGTTGGTACTACTGCAATGAAGACACTAGAGTCTTCT is from Marinobacter alexandrii and encodes:
- the queA gene encoding tRNA preQ1(34) S-adenosylmethionine ribosyltransferase-isomerase QueA, which translates into the protein MGMKLSEFKFDLPSSLIALHPTENRDDSRLMVIHKDSGEIEHKTFKDVVGYFGEDDVFVLNNTRVFPARLYGNKEKTGAKIEVFLLRELNTEMKLWDVLVDPARKIRVGNKLYFGDGELVAEVIDNTTSRGRTIRFLFDGDHEQFYKMIDALGETPLPKEIQRSAEPEDRERFQTIYAEKIGAVAAPTAGMHFTPQLMKRMELIGIDTAAITLHVGLGTFRPVDVEDLTKHKMDSENYWVEKPTADRVNRALAEKSKICAVGTTAMKTLESSVSANGLLKDNSGWTDKFIFPPYEFKICDALITNFHLPESTLLMMASAFGGYELIQEAYQTAIKEKYRFFSYGDAMLII